The genomic segment AAACAAAATTATACCCCGGCAAAATGGGATATAGATAAATATGTTAAGACTGTCAGCTTTATCAACAATGACAAGTCCAATGTGAACTGGTATGTGTTGCGTTATGCAGATGTATTACTGCTTTATGCAGAAGCATTGAATGAATGGAAGCATGGCCCGACTACCGAGGCTTATGATGCAATCAACAAAGTTCGCCGTCGCGGTTTCGGTAATCCGGACGATACTTCTATCTGTGATCTGCCTGCAGGGCTGGATGAAGCCGCTTTCCGCGAAGCTGTTCGAAAAGAGCGCGCATACGAATTAGCTTTTGAAGGACACCGCCGTTTAGACTTGGTACGCTGGGGAATCTACTACAAAACAATTCAAGAAACCTCCAACAAACTGTCGAACTGGTATTCATCAGCCAACTATGTCGTTGCCCAATATACCGAAGAAGGCAAGCATGAATTGATGCCTATTCCGCAACGCGAGATGGACTTATGCCCCCAATTCAAGCAAAACCCTAAATGGTAATCAGCCTACTGATTATTTCCTAATAAATCTCCAATATGCCTCTTACAGAAGCATATTGGAGATTATCTAAACACTTTTCAACAAAAGTGACATTCCGAAGATATAGATTGACTTCCTTTTCAACATTCTTACTACGGGGTTTACAAAGGAACTCTTAATTTTGTTTCCGTTACGGAACCAACTAATATCAATCACATTTAAACAACAAATAACATGAAAAAGAAACTTGTTCTCTTAGCTTTGGGGACACTGACTTTAGCATCGTGCCAGACACAACCTAAAGAAGACTACAGTTGGATTAAGAAAGGACTGGATGTAGCTTCTGCCCAATTAGAATTAACTGCAGAAGAAATTTCATCCACTAATATGTTGCCGCGTTCCATTCGTACAGGTTATGATATGAATTTTCTGTGCAGACAGTTAGAAAGAGACTCACTGACCTTTAAAGACTCTCTTCGCGCCTACCCGACAGCCGACCAAATGGGAAAACGCCGTTTGTGCAGCGTTTACGATTGGACCAGCGGTTTCTATCCGGGTTCTTTATGGTATGCTTACGAACTGACAGGCAATGACACCCTTAAAACATGGGCTATCCAATATACTAACTTACTGAATCCTGTACGTTATTATACTGGTACTCACGACTTAGGATTCATGGTCAACTGCAGCTACGGAAATGCAGAGCGCCTGTCTCCCAACGACACTATTGCAGCAGTAATGAAAGAAACAGCTGACAACTTATGCGGGCGCTTCAACGATTCCATTGCAGCTATCCGCTCCTGGGACTTCGGAACTTGGAATTTCCCTGTTATCATCGATAATATGATGAACCTGGATCTCTTGTTTAATGTTGCCAAAGAAACAGGAAACAATATTTATAAAGATATTGCCGTTAAACATGCAATGACTACTATGCACAACCATTTCCGTCCGGATTATACTTGCTGGCATGTAGTAAGCTACAACAACGACGGTACGGTAGAAAAGAAACAAACATTTCAGGGAAAGAATGATGATTCTTCATGGGCACGCGGTCAAGCATGGGCTGTATACGGCTACACTGCCTGTTATCGTGAAACAAAAGATACCACTTTCCTGAATTTCGCTGTAAAAGTGGCTGATATGATTATGGAACGTGTTAAAACAGACGATGCAATTCCCTACTGGGACTATGACGCTCCCGTCACTGACGAAACTCCGCGTGATGCATCTGCCGCTTCCGTAACCGCTTCTGCATTGATAGAGCTGAGTACAATGGTACCCGACGGAAATAAATACTTGGATTATGCAGAACAAATTCTAAAGAGTTTATCAAGCGATGCTTATCTGGCCAAAATAGGTGAGAACCAGGGATTCATCCTGATGCACTCCACCGGTTCCCTGCCCAACGGTTCGGAAATAGACACTCCCCTGAACTATGCAGATTATTATTATCTGGAGGCTTTAAAGCGTTTTATGGACCTGAAAGGCATCAGTTATAACAATCTCTAATAATCCGAATAAGACATACATTAAGTATTATGAATAAAAATTTTAAATATATACTCCTGCTGACACTTGCGTGTTTCATAGGAAAAGTAAATGCCCAAGAATTAAAAAATGAAGTTTTCTCACTTCTTAACCTGGATTATCCCGGTTTGGAAAAGGTAAAGGCTTTGCACCAAGAAGAAAAGGATGCAGATGCGGCCAAAGCATTGCTCGACTACTATCGTGCACGCACCAATGTGAAAACTCCCGATATCAATTTGAAGAAGATTACAATCAGCAAAGAAGAGCAACAGTGGGCGGATGATGCTTTATCACACACTTTCTTCTCCCATAAAGGATATCAGCCGTCATTCAACTACGGTGAAGACATTGACTGGAAGTATTGGCCGGTAAAAGACAATGAATTGCGTTGGCAGTTGCACCGCCACAAATGGTTCACTCCTATGGGCAAGGCTTACCGTCTAAGCGGCGACGAAAAATATGCAGTTGAATGGACAAAACAATACATTGACTGGATTAAGAAAAACCCACTGGTAAAAGTTGACAAGAAAGAATATGAAATGACCGGTAACAATCAATTGCAGGACGATGTAGAGAATGCACGCTTTGCATGGCGCCCCTTGGAGGTAAGTAACCGTCTGCAAGACCAAACTTCACAATTCCAGTTATTCCTTCCGTCGCCTTCTTTCACTCCGGAGTTTCTTACGGAATTTTTAGTGAATTATCACAAGCATGCCATACACATATTGGGTAATTACTCTGCACAAGGCAATCACCTGTTGTTTGAAGCGCAACGCATGATTTATGCCGGTGCGTTCTTTCCGGAGTTCAAAGAAGCGGCAGCTTGGAGAAAGAGCGGCATAGACATCATGAATCGTGAGATTAATGTACAAGTATACAATGACGGCGGCCAGTTTGAGCTTGACCCTCACTATCACCTCGCCGCTATCAACATCTTCTGCAAGGCATTGAATATAGCAGATTTGAACGGATTCCGTGATGAATTCCCTCAATCCTACCTTGATACAATCGAGAAGATGATTGTATTCTATGCAAATGTGTCTTTCCCCGATTACACAAATCCATGCTTCAGCGACGCGAAGCTGACTTCTAAATCCGCGATGCTGAAAGACTACCGTAATTGGAGCAAAATGTTTCCGAAAAACCAGTTCATCAAGTATCTGGCTACTGACGGCAAAGAAGGTGCATTGCCCGATTACCTTTCTAAAGGTTTCTTGAAATCCGGTTTCTTCGTATTCCGTAACTCTTGGGGCATGGATGCGACACAAATGGTCGTAAAAGCCGGTCCGAAAGCTTTCTGGCATTGTCAACCGGACAACGGAACTTTCGAACTTTGGTTCAACGGCAAGAACTTATTCCCGGACTCCGGCTCCTATGTATATGCCGGCGAAGGAGAAGTTATGGAACAACGTAACTGGCATCGCCAAACCTGCGTACATAACACT from the Bacteroides eggerthii genome contains:
- a CDS encoding DUF4995 domain-containing protein, coding for MKKKLVLLALGTLTLASCQTQPKEDYSWIKKGLDVASAQLELTAEEISSTNMLPRSIRTGYDMNFLCRQLERDSLTFKDSLRAYPTADQMGKRRLCSVYDWTSGFYPGSLWYAYELTGNDTLKTWAIQYTNLLNPVRYYTGTHDLGFMVNCSYGNAERLSPNDTIAAVMKETADNLCGRFNDSIAAIRSWDFGTWNFPVIIDNMMNLDLLFNVAKETGNNIYKDIAVKHAMTTMHNHFRPDYTCWHVVSYNNDGTVEKKQTFQGKNDDSSWARGQAWAVYGYTACYRETKDTTFLNFAVKVADMIMERVKTDDAIPYWDYDAPVTDETPRDASAASVTASALIELSTMVPDGNKYLDYAEQILKSLSSDAYLAKIGENQGFILMHSTGSLPNGSEIDTPLNYADYYYLEALKRFMDLKGISYNNL
- the hepC gene encoding heparin-sulfate lyase HepC, with translation MNKNFKYILLLTLACFIGKVNAQELKNEVFSLLNLDYPGLEKVKALHQEEKDADAAKALLDYYRARTNVKTPDINLKKITISKEEQQWADDALSHTFFSHKGYQPSFNYGEDIDWKYWPVKDNELRWQLHRHKWFTPMGKAYRLSGDEKYAVEWTKQYIDWIKKNPLVKVDKKEYEMTGNNQLQDDVENARFAWRPLEVSNRLQDQTSQFQLFLPSPSFTPEFLTEFLVNYHKHAIHILGNYSAQGNHLLFEAQRMIYAGAFFPEFKEAAAWRKSGIDIMNREINVQVYNDGGQFELDPHYHLAAINIFCKALNIADLNGFRDEFPQSYLDTIEKMIVFYANVSFPDYTNPCFSDAKLTSKSAMLKDYRNWSKMFPKNQFIKYLATDGKEGALPDYLSKGFLKSGFFVFRNSWGMDATQMVVKAGPKAFWHCQPDNGTFELWFNGKNLFPDSGSYVYAGEGEVMEQRNWHRQTCVHNTVTLNDKNLDQTESVTKLWKPEGNVQILVTENPSYKNLKHRRSVFFVDNSYFVIVDEMVGSQKGTVNLHYQMPKGEIANSREDMTFVTQFEEGSNMKLQCFGPEGMTMKKEPGWCSTAYRKRYKRMNVSFNVKKDGEDAIRYITVICPIKNSADAPELSAKFKNKTFNENGLEVEVKVNGKKQSLNYKL